The Klebsiella aerogenes KCTC 2190 region GTGAATAAATTAAAGGCAGGCCGCACGGACCGTAGGTCGGGTAAGGCGTTAGCCGCCACCCGACAAATAACGGCGCAATGGACCTGCCGCTATGGCTGGTACGGATGCACCTGCCGCCAGTGGTCGGCAATCTGCTGGCGGGTACAAATCCACACGCGCTCATGCTGCTGCACGTAATCGAGAAAACGTTGCAGAGCGCGAAAGCGTCCAGGGCGGCCCAGCAACCGGCAGTGCATGCCGATAGACATCATTTTCGGCGACGTTTCACCTTCCGCGTACAGCACATCAAAGCTGTCTTTCAGATAGGTATAAAACTGTTCAGCGGTATTAAACCCCTGAGCGGTGGCAAAGCGCATATCGTTGGCATCGAGCGTGTAAGGCACGATGAGATGCGGTTTACGTTGCCCGTCGGCGCAAGGCACCTCCGTCCAGAACGGCAAATCATCGCCATAATAGTCACTGTCGTAATCAAACCCGCCATGTTCCACCACCAGTTGCCGGGTGTTAGGGCTATCGCGCCCGGTATACCAGCCGGTGGGCGGTTTGCCAAACAGGTCGGTCAGCACCTGCACCGCTTTATGCAGATGGTCACGCTCCTGTTCAATCGCCATATGCTGATAGTGGATCCAACGCCACCCGTGGCTGACCACATCGTAGTTGGCC contains the following coding sequences:
- the puuE gene encoding allantoinase PuuE; this translates as MIPAAELYPRDLRGYAGKPPHAQWPNQARIAVQFVLNYEEGAENHVLHGDAGSEQFLSDIIGAASYPDRHMSMDSLYEYGSRAGFWRIHHAFQERGLPLTVFGVAMALARHPDIVAAIKAANYDVVSHGWRWIHYQHMAIEQERDHLHKAVQVLTDLFGKPPTGWYTGRDSPNTRQLVVEHGGFDYDSDYYGDDLPFWTEVPCADGQRKPHLIVPYTLDANDMRFATAQGFNTAEQFYTYLKDSFDVLYAEGETSPKMMSIGMHCRLLGRPGRFRALQRFLDYVQQHERVWICTRQQIADHWRQVHPYQP